In the Fusarium oxysporum f. sp. lycopersici 4287 chromosome 9, whole genome shotgun sequence genome, one interval contains:
- a CDS encoding alanine-glyoxylate transaminase/(R)-3-amino-2-methylpropionate-pyruvate transaminase — protein sequence MEGRKVPRAPELSAESPSSSSAGFKTYSAAGTGSASADRISLVSGHLSSSSYTAASPAQASVSSQARRLSTSTATMSSQPEHATLLIPGPIEFDDEVLKSMGHYSESHVGPGFVNTFGETLTLTRKLFQSTDPSAQPYVISGSGTLGWDIVAANLVEAGENALVLSTGYFGDGFADCLRAYGANVTKLDGEVGGRPQLSEIEKALSEKKYKILTVTHVDTSTGVLSELKNLAATVRRVSPETLVIVDGVCSVACEEIAFDEWGLDGVVTASQKAIGVPAGLSISFFSGRAVAAALENRKTPIPAYFASLKNWTPIMKNYEAKKPSYFATPSPQLIHALHTGLTQIFTKPLSERFQGHIEVSNKVKKAVTDLGLKVVATKPEDQAHAMTAIYLPDGIGAADVLPKLAAKGVVFAGGIHKAIAPKYIRFGHMGVSALDPSRNHIEKALSALQDSLAEAGYKA from the exons ATGGAGGGGAGAAAGGTGCCCCGCGCTCCGGAGCTGTCCGCCGAGAgcccctcttcttcttcggcggGCTTCAAGACGTATTCGGCCGCTGGAACTGGATCTGCGTCGGCCGATAGGATCTCTCTCGTCTCAGGTCATttgtcgtcttcttcttatacCGCGGCTTCTCCTGCTCAAGCTTCAgtttcttctcaagctcgtcgtCTTTCAACATCCACAGCCACCATGTCTTCTCAACCTGAACACGCTACTCTCCTCATCCCCGGACCCATTGAGTTCGATGATGAGGTCCTTAAGTCCATGGGCCACTACAG TGAGAGCCACGTCGGCCCCGGCTTCGTCAACACCTTCGGCGAGACCCTCACCCTGACCCGCAAGCTGTTCCAATCGACCGACCCCTCCGCCCAGCCCTACGTTATCTCCGGCTCCGGTACCTTGGGATGGGATATTGTTGCTGCCAACCTTGTCGAGGCTGGTGAGAACGCCCTCGTTCTCAGCACTGGATACTTCGGTGATGGCTTCGCCGACTGCCTGCGCGCCTACGGTGCCAACGTCACCAAGCTCGACGGTGAAGTTGGCGGCCGACCTCAGCTCTCCGAGATCGAGAAGGCCCTTTCCGAGAAGAAGTACAAGATCCTCACAGTCACACATGTCGACACATCGACTGGTGTCCTGAGTGAGCTTAAGAACTTGGCCGCTACTGTCCGCCGTGTCTCCCCCGAGACTCTTGTTATCGTCGATGGCGTCTGCAGTGTGGCCTGTGAAGAGATCGCTTTCGATGAGTGGGGTCTGGATGGTGTTGTTACTGCCAGTCAGAAGGCCATTGGTGTTCCCGCTGGtctctccatctcattcTTCAGCGGCCGAGCTGTCGCCGCTGCTCTTGAGAACCGCAAGACTCCTATTCCCGCTTACTTCGCCTCTCTGAAGAACTGGACACCCATCATGAAGAACtacgaggccaagaagcccTCTTACTTCGCtactccttctcctcagctCATCCACGCCCTCCACACTGGCCTTACTCAGATCTTCACTAAGCCCCTATCCGAGCGATTCCAGGGCCACATCGAGGTTTccaacaaggtcaagaaggctgTTACCGATCTTGGCCTGAAGGTCGTTGCTACTAAGCCCGAGGACCAGGCTCACGCCATGACTGCTATTTACCTTCCCGATGGCATTGGCGCTGCTGATGTTCTGCCCAAGCTGGCTGCTAAGGGTGTTGTCTTTGCTGGTGGTATTCACAAGGCCATTGCCCCCAAGTATATTCGATTCGGCCACATGGGAGTCAGCGCT CTTGACCCCAGCCGAAACCACATCGAGAAGGCTCTTAGTGCTCTTCAGGATAGCTTGGCCGAGGCTGGTTACAAGGCTTAA
- a CDS encoding alanine-glyoxylate transaminase/(R)-3-amino-2-methylpropionate-pyruvate transaminase: MEGRKVPRAPELSAESPSSSSAGFKTYSAAGTGSASADRISLVSGHLSSSSYTAASPAQASVSSQARRLSTSTATMSSQPEHATLLIPGPIEFDDEVLKSMGHYSESHVGPGFVNTFGETLTLTRKLFQSTDPSAQPYVISGSGTLGWDIVAANLVEAGENALVLSTGYFGDGFADCLRAYGANVTKLDGEVGGRPQLSEIEKALSEKKYKILTVTHVDTSTGVLSELKNLAATVRRVSPETLVIVDGVCSVACEEIAFDEWGLDGVVTASQKAIGVPAGLSISFFSGRAVAAALENRKTPIPAYFASLKNWTPIMKNYEAKKPSYFATPSPQLIHALHTGLTQIFTKPLSERFQGHIEVSNKVKKAVTDLGLKVVATKPEDQAHAMTAIYLPDGIGAADVLPKLAAKGVVFAGGIHKAIAPKYIRFGHMGVSAVRVPGPVHSR; the protein is encoded by the exons ATGGAGGGGAGAAAGGTGCCCCGCGCTCCGGAGCTGTCCGCCGAGAgcccctcttcttcttcggcggGCTTCAAGACGTATTCGGCCGCTGGAACTGGATCTGCGTCGGCCGATAGGATCTCTCTCGTCTCAGGTCATttgtcgtcttcttcttatacCGCGGCTTCTCCTGCTCAAGCTTCAgtttcttctcaagctcgtcgtCTTTCAACATCCACAGCCACCATGTCTTCTCAACCTGAACACGCTACTCTCCTCATCCCCGGACCCATTGAGTTCGATGATGAGGTCCTTAAGTCCATGGGCCACTACAG TGAGAGCCACGTCGGCCCCGGCTTCGTCAACACCTTCGGCGAGACCCTCACCCTGACCCGCAAGCTGTTCCAATCGACCGACCCCTCCGCCCAGCCCTACGTTATCTCCGGCTCCGGTACCTTGGGATGGGATATTGTTGCTGCCAACCTTGTCGAGGCTGGTGAGAACGCCCTCGTTCTCAGCACTGGATACTTCGGTGATGGCTTCGCCGACTGCCTGCGCGCCTACGGTGCCAACGTCACCAAGCTCGACGGTGAAGTTGGCGGCCGACCTCAGCTCTCCGAGATCGAGAAGGCCCTTTCCGAGAAGAAGTACAAGATCCTCACAGTCACACATGTCGACACATCGACTGGTGTCCTGAGTGAGCTTAAGAACTTGGCCGCTACTGTCCGCCGTGTCTCCCCCGAGACTCTTGTTATCGTCGATGGCGTCTGCAGTGTGGCCTGTGAAGAGATCGCTTTCGATGAGTGGGGTCTGGATGGTGTTGTTACTGCCAGTCAGAAGGCCATTGGTGTTCCCGCTGGtctctccatctcattcTTCAGCGGCCGAGCTGTCGCCGCTGCTCTTGAGAACCGCAAGACTCCTATTCCCGCTTACTTCGCCTCTCTGAAGAACTGGACACCCATCATGAAGAACtacgaggccaagaagcccTCTTACTTCGCtactccttctcctcagctCATCCACGCCCTCCACACTGGCCTTACTCAGATCTTCACTAAGCCCCTATCCGAGCGATTCCAGGGCCACATCGAGGTTTccaacaaggtcaagaaggctgTTACCGATCTTGGCCTGAAGGTCGTTGCTACTAAGCCCGAGGACCAGGCTCACGCCATGACTGCTATTTACCTTCCCGATGGCATTGGCGCTGCTGATGTTCTGCCCAAGCTGGCTGCTAAGGGTGTTGTCTTTGCTGGTGGTATTCACAAGGCCATTGCCCCCAAGTATATTCGATTCGGCCACATGGGAGTCAGCGCTGTAAGGGTACCCGGTCCTGTTCACTCGAGATGA